A section of the Shimia isoporae genome encodes:
- a CDS encoding ABC transporter substrate-binding protein has product MNDQLKYLTRRAASGLMTRREFVGRAGALGVSALAATTMLSTAVKAAGPVKGGTFRMGLQGGSTTDSMDPALATNTVAVALIRMWGEPLVELTDDGGLQGKVAESFEASADAKTWTFTVRQGIAFSNGKEVTAEDVAMTIDRHSGEDTKSGALGLLRDIKDVRTEGRNVIIELNNANADLPYLMSDYHLIIQPGGGKDAPDAAIGTGPYIMKSIDMGVRFVAEKNPNYWGDLGHAETIELVVINDNTARVAALQSGQVDLIDRVPPRTAGLVSRAPGVTVASTAGPGHYVFIAHRNTAPFDNNDLMMALKYGMNRQEMVDKVLFGYGSVGNDTPINAAYPLYTEMEQREYDPEKAAEYFKKSGHEGPVLLRTSDNSFPGAPDAAALFQQSLAAAGIELEIKREPNDGYWSEVWNNKPFCTSYWGGRPTQDQMFTTAYLSTADWNDTRFFNEKFDKTLIAARAELDEGKRKQMYADMGSTLRDEGGLICPMFNDFIDAYTDNLGGWVEGVAGFSMMNGYAAQRMWVNA; this is encoded by the coding sequence ATGAATGATCAACTGAAGTATCTTACGCGCCGCGCCGCGTCGGGCCTGATGACCCGCCGTGAGTTCGTCGGTCGCGCAGGTGCGCTGGGTGTATCGGCGCTGGCAGCAACCACCATGCTGTCCACCGCAGTAAAGGCCGCTGGTCCAGTAAAAGGCGGCACCTTCCGCATGGGTCTGCAGGGCGGTTCCACCACCGACTCGATGGATCCGGCTCTGGCAACCAACACCGTGGCCGTGGCTCTGATCCGTATGTGGGGTGAACCACTCGTCGAACTCACCGACGATGGCGGCCTGCAGGGTAAAGTCGCGGAAAGCTTTGAAGCGTCTGCAGATGCGAAAACCTGGACCTTCACAGTGCGTCAGGGCATCGCCTTCTCCAACGGCAAAGAAGTGACCGCAGAAGACGTGGCAATGACCATTGACCGTCACTCCGGCGAAGACACCAAATCCGGTGCGCTGGGCCTGCTGCGCGATATCAAGGATGTCCGCACCGAAGGTCGCAACGTGATCATCGAGCTGAACAATGCCAACGCCGACCTGCCTTACCTGATGTCGGACTATCACCTGATCATCCAGCCGGGTGGCGGCAAAGACGCACCAGACGCGGCGATCGGTACCGGCCCGTACATCATGAAGTCCATCGACATGGGTGTGCGTTTCGTTGCTGAGAAGAACCCGAACTATTGGGGCGATTTGGGCCACGCAGAAACCATCGAACTGGTTGTGATCAATGACAACACCGCACGTGTTGCCGCGCTTCAGTCCGGCCAAGTTGACCTGATCGACCGCGTGCCGCCGCGCACCGCCGGTCTGGTGTCGCGTGCACCTGGTGTGACCGTAGCTTCGACCGCAGGTCCTGGCCACTATGTGTTCATCGCACACAGAAATACGGCACCGTTCGACAACAACGACCTGATGATGGCGCTTAAGTACGGCATGAACCGTCAGGAAATGGTCGACAAGGTTCTGTTCGGCTATGGCTCCGTGGGCAACGACACCCCGATCAACGCTGCCTATCCTCTCTACACCGAGATGGAACAGCGCGAGTATGATCCGGAGAAAGCCGCGGAGTACTTCAAGAAGTCCGGCCACGAAGGTCCGGTTCTGCTGCGCACCTCGGACAACTCTTTCCCGGGCGCACCCGATGCAGCGGCCCTGTTCCAGCAGTCGCTGGCAGCTGCAGGCATTGAGCTTGAGATCAAACGTGAGCCAAACGACGGATATTGGTCCGAAGTGTGGAACAACAAGCCGTTCTGCACCAGCTATTGGGGCGGTCGTCCGACTCAGGACCAGATGTTCACCACTGCCTATCTGTCTACCGCGGACTGGAACGATACTCGTTTCTTCAACGAGAAGTTCGACAAGACACTGATCGCTGCACGTGCGGAGCTGGATGAAGGCAAGCGCAAGCAGATGTATGCCGACATGGGCAGCACCCTGCGCGACGAAGGCGGTCTCATCTGCCCGATGTTCAACGACTTCATCGACGCCTACACCGACAATCTTGGCGGTTGGGTCGAAGGTGTTGCCGGCTTCTCGATGATGAACGGCTATGCCGCACAGCGCATGTGGGTCAACGCCTGA
- a CDS encoding CocE/NonD family hydrolase, translated as MQHVTEFPYEVEESPHVLIPMADGVNLSARIWRPKGAGSVPAILEYLPYRKRDGTAERDALTHPYLAGHGYACVRVDIRGTGDSEGIFDDEYSEQELSDGVAVIEWLAAQDWCSGNVGMMGISWGGFNGLQIAALQPEPLKAVVSICSTVDRYADDIHYKGGIMLGENPAWAATVLGWFSLPPDPEIIREGGMEMWMDRLEETPFLAGRWAEHQLRDDYWKHGSVCEDYGAIKAAVLSVGGWHDGYRNTIAHLVENLQAPVKGLIGPWNHKYPHFAWPGPQIDFLGEMLRWWDRWLKGIDNGAEDLPDMRVWMMDGIAPAVSYEHRPGRWVALQDWKARPAPEVLHFSGEKLCEQAGIVDRKAFPALACGQAAGEFFPFGFGPGELPDDQRLDDALSLCFDAPVAEAETDILGAPEVTLSLSSDQPRAQVAVRLCDVAPDGSSALICHGFLNLRHREGHETSIDIPVGEVVQARVVLDQCGYRLPVGHRLRVAISTSYWPFVWPEPAPVTLTVQSGALHLPVLPEGLGDNWAFEGPKGAPARETRRLREGGESKRLIRDSGDKSLALEIESDSGVDEDLNTGLSHSIKHKELFLIREDDAASAEASFFWERRMARGGWRATVEGEVRMRGLADTFEVEARLHIYGDDDVQFNKRWHVSLPRL; from the coding sequence ATGCAGCATGTCACTGAATTTCCGTATGAAGTAGAGGAATCGCCGCACGTTCTCATTCCTATGGCGGATGGAGTGAACCTGTCGGCCCGCATCTGGCGTCCGAAGGGCGCGGGGTCGGTGCCTGCCATTCTGGAGTATTTGCCGTATCGAAAACGGGATGGCACCGCCGAGAGGGACGCGCTTACACATCCGTATCTCGCCGGGCATGGATATGCCTGTGTGCGGGTGGATATTCGTGGCACCGGCGATAGCGAAGGTATTTTTGACGACGAGTATTCGGAACAGGAGCTGTCTGACGGAGTGGCGGTGATCGAGTGGCTGGCGGCTCAGGATTGGTGTTCCGGTAATGTCGGCATGATGGGGATCAGCTGGGGCGGCTTTAACGGGTTGCAGATTGCCGCGCTTCAGCCCGAACCCTTGAAGGCTGTCGTATCAATCTGTTCCACCGTGGATCGCTATGCAGACGACATCCACTACAAGGGAGGCATCATGCTGGGCGAAAACCCGGCGTGGGCGGCGACGGTATTGGGTTGGTTTTCCCTGCCACCCGACCCCGAGATCATCCGCGAAGGTGGCATGGAAATGTGGATGGACCGGCTTGAAGAAACTCCGTTTTTGGCGGGGCGCTGGGCGGAACACCAACTGCGGGATGACTATTGGAAACATGGTTCGGTCTGTGAGGACTACGGGGCAATCAAGGCAGCGGTTTTGAGTGTGGGCGGCTGGCATGACGGGTATCGTAATACGATCGCCCATCTTGTGGAAAATCTCCAAGCACCGGTCAAAGGGCTGATTGGACCGTGGAACCACAAATATCCGCATTTTGCGTGGCCCGGTCCGCAGATTGATTTCCTTGGCGAGATGCTCCGGTGGTGGGATCGTTGGCTGAAAGGCATCGACAACGGAGCCGAAGATCTGCCGGACATGCGGGTCTGGATGATGGACGGTATCGCGCCCGCAGTTAGCTATGAGCATCGACCGGGGCGCTGGGTGGCGTTGCAAGACTGGAAGGCGCGGCCAGCACCTGAAGTCCTGCACTTTAGCGGTGAGAAACTGTGTGAACAGGCCGGTATTGTTGATCGAAAGGCCTTTCCGGCATTGGCCTGTGGTCAGGCGGCAGGAGAGTTTTTCCCGTTCGGGTTCGGACCGGGGGAACTCCCGGACGATCAGAGGTTGGACGATGCGCTGAGTTTGTGTTTCGATGCGCCGGTTGCCGAGGCTGAGACGGATATTCTTGGCGCGCCGGAGGTGACCCTGTCTCTTTCCAGTGATCAGCCGCGTGCGCAGGTTGCGGTCCGTCTATGTGACGTCGCGCCGGACGGTAGCAGCGCCCTGATCTGCCACGGGTTCCTGAACCTACGCCACAGAGAGGGGCACGAAACCTCGATCGACATACCAGTCGGAGAGGTTGTGCAGGCGCGCGTCGTGTTGGATCAATGCGGGTACCGGCTGCCGGTGGGGCACCGGCTGCGCGTAGCGATTTCGACCAGCTATTGGCCGTTTGTCTGGCCGGAGCCGGCTCCGGTCACGTTGACGGTGCAGAGCGGCGCGCTTCACTTGCCTGTGTTGCCAGAGGGCCTGGGGGATAACTGGGCATTCGAGGGACCCAAAGGTGCCCCTGCCCGGGAAACGAGGCGGCTGCGGGAAGGCGGAGAGTCCAAGCGGTTGATCCGTGATTCCGGCGACAAGAGCCTGGCTTTGGAAATTGAAAGCGACTCTGGCGTCGATGAAGATCTGAACACCGGATTGTCACACTCGATCAAGCACAAGGAACTCTTCCTTATCCGTGAAGATGATGCCGCATCTGCGGAAGCATCATTTTTCTGGGAGCGGCGCATGGCCCGTGGCGGGTGGCGTGCAACCGTTGAAGGCGAGGTCAGAATGCGAGGATTGGCAGACACATTTGAGGTCGAAGCCCGCCTGCATATCTATGGCGACGACGACGTCCAGTTTAACAAAAGGTGGCACGTCAGCCTGCCGCGACTCTGA
- a CDS encoding trimeric intracellular cation channel family protein, which yields MIEQLMSVMFILTVVATAVMAASAAIQGARLELDLFGATVIAVATAVGGGTVRDMLLGRMPVFWITDLTYLFTAVPMAVVMYFVATRLPSGNGRRLRLLMQLDAVGLALFTLVGVRVAQEMETHVAIAVVIGVITGTVGGMIRDVLCNVTPSVLKEDLYATISLIGGSLYLVLDRQIGEEWAVGISFVGMLVVRLIVIARTDMAAESQV from the coding sequence ATGATTGAGCAGCTGATGTCCGTGATGTTCATCCTGACGGTTGTGGCAACAGCCGTCATGGCGGCCTCGGCCGCAATTCAGGGTGCCCGTCTGGAACTGGACCTGTTTGGTGCGACTGTGATCGCGGTTGCCACCGCCGTCGGGGGCGGAACCGTGCGGGACATGTTGCTTGGCCGCATGCCTGTTTTCTGGATCACCGATCTCACTTACCTCTTCACGGCGGTGCCGATGGCCGTGGTGATGTATTTCGTTGCGACCCGCCTGCCATCCGGCAACGGGCGGCGATTGCGCCTTTTGATGCAACTTGATGCTGTGGGGCTGGCCCTTTTCACTCTTGTCGGGGTGCGGGTTGCACAGGAAATGGAGACCCATGTGGCAATTGCCGTGGTCATTGGTGTGATTACAGGAACGGTTGGAGGGATGATCCGCGACGTTTTGTGCAACGTGACGCCGTCCGTGCTCAAGGAAGATCTCTATGCAACGATCTCGTTGATCGGGGGCTCGCTGTACCTCGTGCTGGATCGTCAGATTGGAGAGGAATGGGCGGTCGGGATCAGCTTTGTCGGCATGCTGGTCGTAAGGCTGATCGTGATCGCACGCACAGATATGGCTGCGGAAAGTCAGGTCTGA
- a CDS encoding NAD(P)/FAD-dependent oxidoreductase, with product MSLFDLAIVGAGAAGMAAAREGAEAGMSVALIDEQPRAGGQVYRNVARAARPMGEVLGEHYVQGAPLAAALEHEGITHFAGHALCGIEGGWLALSSVEGGCRIHARNVLLATGAIERPMPVPGWTLPGVMTVGAAQVMLKQSGVAVENAVLVGSGPLLHLVAVQLVRAGTPPKALVETRKRGDARRAMLMWRLALRATPYVKRSIADLVAVRNAGVARYMASRDVALLGERRVEAVAFSSGGRRREVPCEAVLLHHGVIPHLQASRAAGVPEVWNEGQQAFVPVCDTWGRTEVPHVWVAGDGAWIGGARAAELSGRIAALGIAHDLGYVRSAERDRRTAGWFEEREFELSLRPVVERAFPPYPAALAPADGVTLCRCEEVTAGEVRNAVRSGAQGANQIKVMTRAGMGRCQGRMCGDGVARILADERGTLMGDVAPLGVRPPIKPITLGALAQMHHDAQHAEEEGGDD from the coding sequence ATGAGTCTCTTTGATCTGGCGATCGTTGGCGCCGGTGCTGCGGGCATGGCGGCTGCCCGAGAAGGTGCTGAGGCGGGTATGAGCGTTGCTCTTATCGACGAGCAACCCAGAGCAGGCGGTCAAGTTTATCGCAATGTCGCGCGCGCGGCGCGCCCGATGGGTGAAGTGTTGGGCGAACACTATGTGCAGGGGGCGCCGCTGGCAGCGGCGCTGGAGCACGAGGGGATCACGCACTTTGCCGGACATGCGCTTTGCGGAATAGAGGGAGGCTGGCTGGCCCTGTCTTCGGTGGAGGGAGGATGTCGCATACACGCGCGCAACGTCCTTTTGGCCACCGGGGCGATCGAGCGTCCGATGCCGGTACCGGGCTGGACCTTGCCCGGGGTGATGACCGTAGGTGCGGCGCAAGTCATGCTCAAACAGTCTGGCGTCGCGGTGGAAAACGCTGTGCTGGTCGGGTCGGGTCCACTTTTACACCTTGTGGCGGTGCAATTGGTAAGAGCAGGCACACCGCCCAAGGCGCTGGTAGAAACGCGGAAACGCGGAGATGCGCGTCGGGCCATGCTCATGTGGCGTCTTGCGCTTCGCGCCACGCCTTATGTGAAGCGCAGCATTGCGGACCTTGTTGCGGTGCGAAACGCGGGGGTTGCGCGGTACATGGCGAGCCGCGATGTGGCCCTGCTCGGAGAGCGTCGGGTCGAGGCGGTCGCGTTTTCAAGCGGAGGGCGGCGACGAGAAGTGCCATGCGAAGCGGTTTTGCTGCATCACGGAGTCATACCGCATTTACAAGCAAGTCGCGCGGCGGGCGTGCCAGAGGTCTGGAATGAGGGACAACAGGCTTTTGTGCCTGTTTGTGACACTTGGGGCCGGACGGAAGTACCGCATGTTTGGGTTGCAGGGGACGGTGCGTGGATCGGCGGAGCACGTGCCGCGGAGCTGTCAGGGCGGATAGCGGCATTAGGGATTGCGCATGATCTTGGCTATGTGCGCAGTGCTGAGCGGGATCGTCGGACTGCAGGGTGGTTTGAGGAACGCGAGTTTGAGTTGAGCCTGCGACCGGTTGTGGAACGTGCCTTTCCACCATACCCGGCAGCATTGGCGCCTGCGGACGGCGTCACGCTTTGCCGGTGTGAGGAAGTCACGGCGGGCGAGGTACGCAACGCTGTGCGGTCCGGGGCGCAGGGGGCGAACCAGATCAAGGTGATGACACGCGCGGGCATGGGGCGCTGTCAGGGGCGCATGTGCGGGGACGGTGTCGCGCGCATTCTGGCTGATGAGCGTGGGACTCTGATGGGCGATGTCGCACCGCTTGGCGTGCGTCCTCCGATCAAGCCGATAACCCTTGGGGCTTTGGCTCAGATGCACCACGATGCGCAGCACGCAGAGGAAGAGGGCGGAGATGATTGA
- a CDS encoding (2Fe-2S)-binding protein has product MTGLRLKSLLPQGPLVEVTFKGEVISLPEGANLATALQEYGVEGFRQTPTRGVARSPFCMMGVCFDCLLEVDGVTRQSCMIEVRAGIDIRPARQSREGPYESL; this is encoded by the coding sequence ATGACCGGTTTGCGGCTTAAATCTCTGTTGCCACAAGGACCGCTCGTGGAGGTGACGTTCAAAGGCGAAGTGATCTCTTTGCCGGAAGGCGCCAACCTGGCCACTGCTTTGCAGGAGTACGGCGTCGAAGGTTTCCGGCAGACGCCGACACGCGGTGTGGCGCGGTCTCCGTTTTGCATGATGGGCGTATGTTTTGACTGTTTACTCGAAGTGGACGGTGTCACCAGACAATCCTGCATGATCGAGGTGCGCGCGGGGATCGATATTCGACCGGCCCGCCAAAGTCGGGAGGGACCCTATGAGTCTCTTTGA
- a CDS encoding NAD(P)/FAD-dependent oxidoreductase, whose translation MEADFAVIGGGLVGLSVALGLLNAGQKVVVIDGAESDPKASRGNFGLIWLQGKGVSQPRYARWSKESADLWVGFARDLSDITGVDLGLRQEGGLDLHFSDDSLEFAISENEAIQAKLGADYPFEVLGPDALRSEEPEVGPKVAGAVLHPGDGHADPLALLTALAKAVSLKGGQILAGAPVVGVAPRDGGFSLTCEDGSQVRTARVVLAAGLGAIKLGPSLGFCAPLKPERGQVLITEKMPPLLRRPSLIARQVHAGGIQIGATNEDVGMSRSVTFEGVAKLAADAVDAYPALARAQLLRAWGALRVMSPDGLPIYQESDEFPGAFMVSCHSGVTLAAVHAMRLPSWILKQADAPDLGVFGDDRFAA comes from the coding sequence ATGGAGGCGGATTTTGCTGTTATTGGTGGTGGGCTAGTAGGCCTGTCGGTGGCGTTGGGATTGCTCAACGCGGGGCAGAAGGTTGTTGTGATCGACGGTGCCGAATCCGATCCCAAGGCAAGCCGTGGCAATTTCGGACTTATCTGGCTGCAAGGAAAAGGCGTTTCGCAACCGCGATACGCCCGTTGGAGCAAGGAAAGCGCTGACCTTTGGGTCGGCTTTGCGCGGGACCTGTCTGACATCACCGGGGTGGATCTGGGCTTGCGTCAGGAAGGTGGACTGGACCTGCACTTCAGTGACGACAGTCTGGAGTTCGCCATTTCCGAAAACGAAGCCATTCAGGCCAAGTTGGGCGCGGATTATCCATTTGAGGTCCTAGGGCCTGATGCGTTGCGCTCTGAGGAGCCGGAAGTGGGGCCTAAAGTTGCAGGTGCGGTACTGCATCCAGGTGACGGACATGCGGATCCGTTGGCGTTGCTGACCGCGTTGGCGAAAGCGGTTTCTCTGAAAGGCGGGCAAATACTGGCCGGTGCGCCGGTGGTCGGCGTCGCGCCTCGAGATGGCGGTTTCAGTCTGACGTGTGAAGACGGGTCGCAGGTGCGGACGGCGCGGGTTGTTCTGGCTGCAGGTCTCGGGGCTATCAAGCTTGGCCCATCGTTGGGATTTTGTGCGCCGCTAAAGCCGGAGCGAGGTCAGGTTCTGATCACGGAGAAAATGCCCCCATTGCTGCGGCGGCCGTCATTGATTGCGCGGCAGGTCCATGCCGGCGGAATTCAGATAGGCGCAACCAACGAAGATGTCGGTATGAGCCGCAGCGTGACTTTTGAAGGCGTTGCAAAATTGGCGGCAGACGCTGTTGACGCTTACCCGGCGTTGGCGCGTGCCCAACTTCTGCGCGCCTGGGGGGCGTTGCGGGTGATGTCGCCTGACGGGTTGCCGATCTATCAGGAAAGCGATGAGTTTCCGGGGGCGTTCATGGTGAGCTGTCATAGTGGTGTCACGCTGGCTGCGGTTCACGCGATGCGGTTGCCGTCCTGGATTTTGAAGCAGGCGGATGCGCCGGACCTCGGAGTATTTGGCGATGACCGGTTTGCGGCTTAA
- a CDS encoding bifunctional folylpolyglutamate synthase/dihydrofolate synthase, producing MTEQTSDAILARMLALHPKIIDLTLDRMWRLLGALDHPERELPPVIHLAGTNGKGSTQAMIRAGLEGAGKSVHAYTSPHLARFHERIRLAGELINEAHLTEVLDECWEANNRENITYFEITTCAALLAFARSKADYTLLEVGLGGRLDATNVIDAPKLTVITPISKDHEQFLGDTVAKIAAEKAGIIKRAVPVIVGPQPEEAMDVIEDTAARLGAPLIAYGQHWHVFEERGRLIFQDENGLLDLPLPALPGAHQIQNAGAAIAALRYLGCDEAACEAAMRDVFWPARMQRLKNGPLVAAAPKAELWLDGGHNAAAGQALGAYLKGLAVRPTHLICGMLNTKDVGGYMAPLATEAASLHAVSIPEEAATLSAEETAKAARTAGITAYEAETVEAALDAIVSEEPNARVLICGSLYLAGHILRSNG from the coding sequence ATGACCGAACAAACCTCCGACGCCATTCTTGCGCGTATGTTGGCGCTGCATCCGAAGATCATTGATCTGACGTTGGACCGCATGTGGCGACTGCTTGGTGCGCTGGACCATCCGGAGCGGGAATTGCCGCCGGTGATCCATCTGGCAGGCACCAACGGCAAAGGCAGCACGCAGGCGATGATCCGCGCCGGGCTTGAAGGCGCAGGCAAGTCGGTGCACGCCTACACCAGCCCGCATCTGGCGCGGTTTCATGAGCGCATCCGTCTGGCGGGCGAGTTGATCAACGAGGCGCATCTGACGGAAGTTCTTGATGAGTGTTGGGAGGCCAACAATCGCGAGAATATCACCTATTTCGAGATCACGACTTGTGCCGCATTGCTGGCTTTTGCCCGTTCCAAAGCGGACTACACCCTGCTTGAGGTCGGCCTTGGCGGGCGGCTGGATGCGACCAATGTGATTGATGCGCCCAAGCTGACGGTGATCACGCCGATCAGCAAAGACCACGAACAGTTTTTGGGCGATACAGTCGCCAAAATTGCGGCCGAGAAGGCGGGCATCATAAAACGGGCCGTTCCGGTGATTGTCGGGCCCCAGCCCGAAGAGGCTATGGACGTGATCGAGGACACGGCAGCCAGGCTGGGTGCACCGCTGATTGCCTACGGCCAGCACTGGCATGTCTTTGAAGAACGCGGCCGACTGATCTTTCAGGACGAAAACGGATTGCTGGATCTCCCGCTTCCGGCTTTACCCGGCGCGCACCAGATCCAGAACGCGGGCGCAGCGATCGCGGCCTTGCGGTATCTTGGATGTGACGAGGCTGCCTGTGAAGCGGCGATGCGTGATGTCTTTTGGCCGGCACGCATGCAGCGGCTGAAGAACGGACCTTTGGTGGCGGCGGCCCCAAAAGCCGAGCTTTGGCTTGATGGTGGACACAACGCGGCCGCAGGGCAAGCACTCGGAGCGTATTTGAAAGGCTTGGCAGTGCGTCCGACCCACCTGATCTGCGGGATGCTGAACACGAAGGACGTCGGCGGATATATGGCACCACTGGCTACGGAAGCGGCCAGCCTGCACGCGGTGTCCATTCCAGAAGAGGCTGCGACGCTGAGCGCCGAGGAAACCGCGAAGGCAGCTCGAACTGCCGGGATAACGGCTTACGAGGCTGAAACCGTTGAAGCGGCGCTGGATGCGATTGTTTCAGAAGAGCCGAATGCTCGGGTACTGATTTGCGGGTCGCTGTATTTGGCAGGACACATTCTGCGCAGCAACGGATGA
- the accD gene encoding acetyl-CoA carboxylase, carboxyltransferase subunit beta, translating to MNWITNYVRPRINSIFSRRETPDNLWTKCDSCGTMLFHRELSGNLNVCTQCGHHMHITPRARFEALFDGGVFVEVDVPQPVTDPLQFRDSKKYPERMKAAQKNTGEKEAMLVAEGEMGRTPIVAAAQDFSFMGGSMGMYVGNAIIAAAERAVALKRPLVLFSAAGGARMQEGILSLMQMPRTTVAVQMLKEAGLPYIVVLTHPTTGGVTASYAMLGDVHISEPNALICFAGPRVIEQTIREKLPEGFQRAEYLLDHGMLDRVIDRNQMKDELVTITRMLMGLPPAVKGDLPAPEKVEEAKADQAEAEKKADAKK from the coding sequence ATGAACTGGATCACCAACTATGTCCGTCCGCGGATCAACTCGATCTTCTCGCGCCGCGAGACGCCGGACAACCTTTGGACCAAATGTGACAGCTGTGGAACAATGCTGTTTCACCGCGAACTGTCGGGCAATTTGAATGTATGCACGCAGTGTGGGCACCATATGCACATCACGCCGCGCGCCCGTTTTGAGGCGTTGTTTGACGGCGGAGTGTTTGTAGAGGTCGACGTGCCGCAACCGGTGACCGATCCGTTGCAGTTCCGAGACAGCAAAAAATATCCCGAGCGCATGAAAGCTGCGCAGAAAAACACCGGCGAAAAAGAAGCGATGCTGGTGGCCGAAGGCGAGATGGGTCGCACCCCGATTGTGGCGGCGGCGCAGGACTTTTCGTTCATGGGCGGATCGATGGGCATGTATGTCGGCAACGCCATCATTGCGGCGGCCGAGCGCGCCGTTGCGTTGAAGCGCCCCTTGGTGTTGTTCTCCGCAGCGGGTGGTGCACGCATGCAGGAAGGCATTCTGTCGCTGATGCAGATGCCGCGCACAACTGTGGCCGTGCAGATGCTCAAGGAAGCGGGTCTGCCGTATATCGTAGTGCTGACACACCCGACGACTGGTGGTGTAACGGCGTCTTATGCGATGCTGGGGGACGTGCACATTTCCGAGCCCAACGCGCTGATCTGTTTTGCCGGTCCGCGTGTGATCGAGCAGACCATTCGCGAAAAGTTGCCTGAAGGGTTCCAAAGAGCGGAATACCTGCTGGATCACGGCATGCTGGACCGCGTGATTGATCGCAACCAGATGAAAGATGAACTGGTGACCATCACGCGCATGCTGATGGGGCTGCCACCCGCGGTGAAAGGCGACCTGCCTGCACCCGAGAAGGTGGAAGAGGCCAAGGCAGATCAAGCCGAAGCCGAGAAAAAGGCTGACGCGAAGAAGTAA
- a CDS encoding CPBP family intramembrane glutamic endopeptidase gives MTSYDAFEALVAPARSQRGIFRLVAGAAMVAVLYLVFLIAWTVFAAALLPVGDDIDVILQGRTVADMVILMTGFGAMTVALKLVLRLLHKRSLATLIGPRSEAWRQTWAVGKMCLLLTGVFFLIPLPGSGDLVQAMSLSRWIVLLPLSLVLLVIQCSAEELVFRGYLQSQLAADGMPPLVWIGVPSLLFGMLHYAPDIYGETAVWVAVWATVFGVMMADITARAGTLAPAIVIHVINNFMAMSVTGFENDLGGLALYHLPYAPNDAEVMRALLPLELLSMLCVWLIARIALRR, from the coding sequence ATGACGTCTTATGATGCTTTTGAGGCCCTGGTGGCTCCCGCACGGTCGCAAAGAGGGATATTCCGTCTTGTGGCCGGAGCGGCAATGGTTGCCGTGCTTTATCTCGTTTTCCTTATCGCCTGGACAGTCTTTGCGGCAGCCCTTTTGCCGGTTGGGGACGACATCGACGTGATCCTGCAAGGACGGACCGTTGCGGACATGGTGATCCTGATGACCGGGTTCGGAGCAATGACTGTTGCGCTGAAATTGGTGCTGCGTCTTTTGCACAAGCGATCGCTTGCGACGCTGATTGGGCCAAGGAGCGAAGCGTGGCGGCAGACGTGGGCGGTGGGCAAAATGTGTCTCTTGCTGACGGGCGTGTTTTTCCTGATCCCCTTGCCGGGAAGTGGTGATCTTGTTCAGGCCATGTCGCTATCGCGCTGGATAGTGCTGTTGCCTCTGTCGTTGGTGTTGCTGGTGATACAGTGCAGCGCGGAAGAGTTGGTTTTTCGCGGATATCTACAAAGCCAGCTCGCCGCGGACGGCATGCCCCCTTTGGTTTGGATCGGCGTGCCCAGCCTGTTGTTTGGTATGCTGCACTATGCTCCGGACATCTATGGCGAGACAGCAGTCTGGGTTGCCGTTTGGGCCACGGTTTTTGGTGTCATGATGGCCGACATTACGGCGCGGGCCGGAACGCTGGCGCCTGCAATTGTCATACACGTTATCAACAATTTCATGGCGATGAGCGTGACGGGCTTCGAGAACGATCTTGGAGGGCTGGCACTCTATCACCTGCCGTACGCGCCAAACGATGCCGAAGTCATGCGAGCTTTGCTGCCGTTGGAACTGTTGAGCATGCTGTGCGTCTGGCTGATCGCGAGGATTGCTCTGCGACGTTGA